The Punica granatum isolate Tunisia-2019 chromosome 4, ASM765513v2, whole genome shotgun sequence genome has a window encoding:
- the LOC116202778 gene encoding heavy metal-associated isoprenylated plant protein 39-like isoform X1, whose translation MKKLVVKLDLHDDKAKQKALKTVSTFQGIDSIAVDMKEKKLTVLGTVDPVNAVSKLRKYWQTDIITVGPAKEPEKKEEPKPEGDQQAKKEGGEAGKEQQDPNKKPEAGGARQSGEEEREQPNKEGGGEAKTVKEDDPQEKRIDPVLELVRAYRAYNPQLTSYYYVQSMEENPNACSIC comes from the exons ATGAag AAGCTTGTGGTGAAGTTGGACCTTCACGATGACAAGGCCAAGCAGAAGGCCCTCAAGACAGTTTCCACTTTTCAAG gaATCGATTCCATAGCGGTGGACATGAAGGAGAAGAAGCTAACAGTCCTCGGGACGGTGGACCCCGTGAACGCGGTCAGCAAGCTCCGAAAGTACTGGCAGACAGACATAATCACCGTAGGGCCCGCCAAGGAGCCGGAGAAGAAAGAGGAACCGAAGCCCGAAGGAGATCAGCAGGCCAAGAAAGAAGGCGGGGAAGCTGGGAAAGAGCAGCAGGACCCCAACAAGAAGCCGGAGGCCGGTGGAGCCCGGCAATCAGGAGAAGAAGAACGGGAGCAGCCCAAcaaggaaggaggaggagaggccAAGACGGTGAAGGAAGACGACCCGCAGGAGAAGAGGATAGACCCTGTATTGGAGCTGGTGAGGGCTTACAGAGCATATAATCCTCAGTTGACTTCCTATTATTACGTGCAGAGCATGGAGGAGAACCCTAATGCTTGTTCCATTTGTTAA
- the LOC116202778 gene encoding heavy metal-associated isoprenylated plant protein 39-like isoform X4, with product MHVYIGIDSIAVDMKEKKLTVLGTVDPVNAVSKLRKYWQTDIITVGPAKEPEKKEEPKPEGDQQAKKEGGEAGKEQQDPNKKPEAGGARQSGEEEREQPNKEGGGEAKTVKEDDPQEKRIDPVLELVRAYRAYNPQLTSYYYVQSMEENPNACSIC from the coding sequence atgcatgtatatataggaATCGATTCCATAGCGGTGGACATGAAGGAGAAGAAGCTAACAGTCCTCGGGACGGTGGACCCCGTGAACGCGGTCAGCAAGCTCCGAAAGTACTGGCAGACAGACATAATCACCGTAGGGCCCGCCAAGGAGCCGGAGAAGAAAGAGGAACCGAAGCCCGAAGGAGATCAGCAGGCCAAGAAAGAAGGCGGGGAAGCTGGGAAAGAGCAGCAGGACCCCAACAAGAAGCCGGAGGCCGGTGGAGCCCGGCAATCAGGAGAAGAAGAACGGGAGCAGCCCAAcaaggaaggaggaggagaggccAAGACGGTGAAGGAAGACGACCCGCAGGAGAAGAGGATAGACCCTGTATTGGAGCTGGTGAGGGCTTACAGAGCATATAATCCTCAGTTGACTTCCTATTATTACGTGCAGAGCATGGAGGAGAACCCTAATGCTTGTTCCATTTGTTAA
- the LOC116205365 gene encoding uncharacterized protein At1g01500: protein MDLDNFQDEETPSSMVIPKLLHPYPSIRLEIRLFYIRLAPCPAIDTLPRHLTLRCLHRHLGISLEINGIRFPDLNPATLTLKRDRVDRDAREVTYLSTDSVRISGSVEFQVLDNEDVILCGSLERMDDNWTDGDPGFEKISRTGWSMDCYAANSISSGRNSGVSAPSIEVYIAGCCSGSPVILTKTVEVSPRRKSSRQGMLDSIPEDEEVGKEERTGNGFLCHTNSQVPGSDEDDYESDMKYRHSFYSQDMYAGEDGEISWFNAGVRVGVGISLGVCVGVGLGVGLLMRSYQATTRNFRRRFF, encoded by the exons ATGGACCTGGACAACTTCCAAGACGAGGAGACCCCCTCCTCGATGGTGATTCCCAAGTTGCTCCACCCCTACCCCTCAATCCGCCTCGAAATCCGCCTCTTCTACATCAGGCTCGCCCCCTGCCCGGCCATCGATACCCTCCCCCGCCACCTCACCCTCCGCTGCCTCCACCGCCACCTCGGCATCTCCCTCGAGATCAACGGCATCCGGTTCCCCGACCTGAATCCCGCCACCCTTACCCTCAAGCGGGACAGGGTCGACAGAGACGCGCGCGAGGTCACCTACCTCAGTACTGACAGCGTCAGGATCAGTGGCAGCGTTGAATTCCAAGTGCTGGACAACGAGGATGTGATCCTCTGTGGTTCGCTTGAGCGGATGGACGATAATTGGACCGACGGGGATCCTGGTTTCGAGAAGATTTCCAGGACAGGCTGGTCTATGGACTGTTATGCGGCAAACTCAATCAGCTCCGGCAGGAATTCTGGGGTTTCGGCCCCTTCCATCGAGGTTTATATTGCAGGGTGTTGCTCGGGGTCACCGGTTATATTGACTAAGACGGTAGAGGTTAGCCCGAGGAGGAAAAGCTCCAGGCAGGGAATGCTGGATTCAATACCGGAGGACGAGGAAGTCGGGAAGGAGGAGCGAACGGGAAATGGCTTCCTTTGCCACACCAATTCACAG GTACCAGGTTCAGATGAAGATGACTATGAATCAGACATGAAATACAGGCACAGTTTCTATTCCCAAGACATGTACGCTGGTGAGGATGGTGAAATATCATGGTTTAATGCCGGTGTAAGGGTTGGGGTCGGGATCAGCCTCGGTGTGTGTGTCGGTGTCGGGCTCGGTGTCGGGCTTCTCATGCGGTCGTACCAGGCGACTACAAGGAATTTCAGGCGAAGGTTCTTCTGA
- the LOC116202778 gene encoding heavy metal-associated isoprenylated plant protein 39-like isoform X3 — MKLVVKLDLHDDKAKQKALKTVSTFQGIDSIAVDMKEKKLTVLGTVDPVNAVSKLRKYWQTDIITVGPAKEPEKKEEPKPEGDQQAKKEGGEAGKEQQDPNKKPEAGGARQSGEEEREQPNKEGGGEAKTVKEDDPQEKRIDPVLELVRAYRAYNPQLTSYYYVQSMEENPNACSIC, encoded by the exons ATGAag CTTGTGGTGAAGTTGGACCTTCACGATGACAAGGCCAAGCAGAAGGCCCTCAAGACAGTTTCCACTTTTCAAG gaATCGATTCCATAGCGGTGGACATGAAGGAGAAGAAGCTAACAGTCCTCGGGACGGTGGACCCCGTGAACGCGGTCAGCAAGCTCCGAAAGTACTGGCAGACAGACATAATCACCGTAGGGCCCGCCAAGGAGCCGGAGAAGAAAGAGGAACCGAAGCCCGAAGGAGATCAGCAGGCCAAGAAAGAAGGCGGGGAAGCTGGGAAAGAGCAGCAGGACCCCAACAAGAAGCCGGAGGCCGGTGGAGCCCGGCAATCAGGAGAAGAAGAACGGGAGCAGCCCAAcaaggaaggaggaggagaggccAAGACGGTGAAGGAAGACGACCCGCAGGAGAAGAGGATAGACCCTGTATTGGAGCTGGTGAGGGCTTACAGAGCATATAATCCTCAGTTGACTTCCTATTATTACGTGCAGAGCATGGAGGAGAACCCTAATGCTTGTTCCATTTGTTAA